Proteins encoded together in one Carassius auratus strain Wakin chromosome 32, ASM336829v1, whole genome shotgun sequence window:
- the LOC113051890 gene encoding histone H2A-like produces the protein MSGRGKTGGKARAKAKTRSSRAGLQFPVGRVHRLLRKGNYAERVGAGAPVYLAAVLEYLTAEILELAGNAARDNKKTRIIPRHLQLAVRNDEELNKLLGRVTIAQGGVLPNIQAVLLPKKTEKPAKAK, from the coding sequence ATGAGCGGAAGAGGCAAAACCGGCGGTAAGGCGAGAGCGAAGGCCAAGACTCGCTCCTCCAGAGCAGGGCTGCAGTTCCCCGTCGGTCGTGTTCACAGACTTCTCCGTAAAGGCAACTACGCCGAGCGCGTCGGTGCCGGAGCTCCCGTCTATCTGGCGGCTGTGCTCGAGTATCTGACCGCTGAGATCCTGGAGTTGGCTGGAAACGCCGCGAGAGACAACAAGAAGACCCGTATCATTCCCCGTCACCTGCAGCTGGCGGTGCGCAATGACGAGGAGCTCAACAAACTCCTGGGTCGAGTGACCATCGCTCAGGGCGGCGTGCTGCCCAACATCCAGGCCGTGCTGCTGCCCAAGAAGACCGAGAAACCCGCCAAAGCCAAGTAA
- the LOC113051887 gene encoding histone H3-like yields MARTKQTARKSTGGKAPRKQLATKAARKSAPATGGVKKPHRYRPGTVALREIRRYQKSTELLIRKLPFQRLVREIAQDFKTDLRFQSSAVMALQESSEAYLVGLFEDTNLCAIHAKRVTIMPKDIQLARRIRGERA; encoded by the coding sequence ATGGCAAGAACCAAGCAGACCGCTCGTAAATCCACCGGTGGTAAAGCCCCGAGGAAGCAGCTCGCTACTAAAGCCGCCCGGAAGAGCGCCCCAGCCACCGGCGGCGTCAAGAAGCCCCACCGTTACAGGCCCGGGACCGTGGCTCTCCGAGAGATCCGCCGCTATCAGAAGTCCACCGAGTTGCTGATCCGCAAACTGCCTTTCCAGCGTCTGGTGCGAGAGATCGCTCAGGATTTCAAGACGGACCTGCGCTTCCAGAGCTCCGCTGTCATGGCTCTGCAGGAGTCCAGCGAGGCTTACCTGGTCGGTCTGTTCGAGGACACCAATCTGTGCGCCATCCACGCCAAGAGAGTCACCATCATGCCCAAAGACATCCAGCTGGCCCGCCGCATCCGCGGAGAGCGCGCTTAA